The following are encoded in a window of Microtus ochrogaster isolate Prairie Vole_2 unplaced genomic scaffold, MicOch1.0 UNK29, whole genome shotgun sequence genomic DNA:
- the Tspyl5 gene encoding testis-specific Y-encoded-like protein 5, which translates to MSGRSRGRRSSRAKGRGKGRARPRVRTAEDDSWRDAKSPEDPQLEEDDAAEQVQAGAAQGGSGAAELGDDAARRLPLDCGLALRARAAGERGLAAPDPDLERAASIAERLTSDTEFVGTVGALARLRHGSRLGNRRVPGRKAAGRGPQATVSGKPKMGSAGPCVAVPVGEERKVAEKHAGSGSSVTVGSMDTLETVQLKLETMNAQADRAYLRLSRKFGQLRLHHLERRNLLIQSIPGFWGQAFQNHPQLSSFLNTKDKEVLSYLNRLEVEELGLARLGYKIKFYFGRNPYFQNKVLVKEYGCGPSGQVVSRSAPIQWLPGHDLQSLSNENPENNGSFFGWFSNHGSIESDKIVEIINEDLWPNPLQYYLISEEARGEKGKEERPGPAKQPAEMAEPRVKQPK; encoded by the coding sequence ATGAGCGGCCGTAGTAGGGGTCGAAGGTCTTCCCGCGCCAAAGGCCGGGGCAAAGGCCGAGCCAGACCCCGCGTCCGCACCGCCGAGGACGACTCCTGGCGTGATGCGAAGTCGCCAGAGGACCCGCAGCTCGAGGAGGACGACGCGGCCGAGCAGGTGCAGGCCGGAGCTGCCCAGGGAGGCTCGGGAGCAGCCGAGCTCGGGGACGACGCGGCCCGCCGCCTCCCGCTGGACTGCGGCCTGGCGCTGCGGGCACGGGCTGCGGGCGAGCGCGGGCTGGCGGCCCCTGACCCGGACCTGGAGAGGGCCGCATCCATCGCCGAGCGCCTGACCTCTGACACCGAATTCGTGGGAACCGTGGGGGCCTTGGCGAGGCTGCGGCATGGCTCCCGCCTTGGAAATCGGCGAGTCCCCGGGAGGAAGGCCGCGGGGAGGGGACCTCAGGCCACAGTCAGTGGGAAACCAAAGATGGGCTCCGCGGGCCCATGTGTCGCTGTCccagtgggggaggagaggaaggtggcAGAGAAGCATGCTGGGTCAGGGTCCTCCGTGACAGTAGGCAGCATGGATACCCTGGAGACGGTCCAGCTAAAGCTGGAGACCATGAATGCACAGGCCGACAGGGCCTATCTCAGGCTCTCTCGCAAGTTTGGCCAGTTGCGACTTCACCATTTAGAGCGCCGGAACCTCCTTATCCAGAGCATCCCCGGCTTCTGGGGGCAAGCTTTTCAGAATCACCCCCAGCTGTCATCTTTTCTGAATACCAAAGATAAGGAGGTATTGAGCTACTTGAACCGACTGGAGGTGGAAGAGCTTGGCCTTGCTAGACTGGGCTACAAAATCAAGTTCTATTTTGGCCGAAACCCCTATTTCCAAAATAAGGTTCTCGTCAAGGAATATGGGTGTGGTCCCTCCGGTCAAGTGGTGTCTCGCTCAGCTCCAATCCAGTGGCTCCCAGGTCATGATCTACAGTCCCTAAGCAATGAAAACCCAGAAAATAATGGTAGCTTCTTTGGGTGGTTTTCAAATCACGGCTCCATTGAGTCTGACAAGATTGTTGAGATAATCAACGAGGACCTGTGGCCCAATCCTCTACAGTACTACCTGATCAGCGAAGAAGCCcgtggagagaaaggaaaggaagaaagacctgGTCCAGCAAAGCAGCCCGCGGAGATGGCTGAGCCTAGGGTGAAGCAGCCCAAGTGA